A genomic segment from Candidatus Korarchaeum cryptofilum OPF8 encodes:
- a CDS encoding 30S ribosomal protein S19e produces the protein MPTAREVRADLLIERLKEELKKFDGIKPPDWAYYTKTGSHKERPPIQEDWWYIRAASLLRTLYLRGEPVGVERLRTKYGGRKKRGVRPERFAKGSGHVIRLILQQLESLGLVEKVEGRGRRISPAGISLLDKLAGEIIKELNITPGKVVPP, from the coding sequence ATGCCGACCGCGAGAGAAGTGAGAGCGGACCTCTTGATAGAGAGGTTGAAGGAGGAGCTCAAGAAGTTTGATGGAATTAAGCCGCCAGACTGGGCTTATTACACGAAAACAGGCTCTCATAAGGAGAGACCACCTATACAGGAGGACTGGTGGTACATAAGAGCCGCTTCGCTGCTCAGGACCCTTTACTTGAGGGGCGAGCCAGTGGGGGTAGAGAGGCTCCGCACCAAGTATGGAGGAAGGAAGAAGAGAGGAGTGAGGCCCGAGAGATTCGCTAAGGGGAGCGGGCATGTCATAAGGCTTATACTCCAGCAGCTCGAGTCATTAGGACTAGTCGAGAAAGTGGAGGGTAGGGGGAGGAGGATATCTCCCGCTGGCATCTCCCTCCTGGATAAACTCGCTGGTGAGATAATCAAGGAGCTGAATATAACGCCCGGGAAGGTGGTACCACCATGA
- a CDS encoding DNA-binding protein — translation MSEDEALRRLQEKILAEMSEKKEREEEARELQRIDAIVKSLLTSDAWQRLKRVELVKPELANDVKIYLIQLYSAGKLTRKLTDDELKTLLASLSERAKRDFNIRVV, via the coding sequence ATGAGCGAGGATGAGGCCCTAAGGAGACTCCAGGAGAAGATATTGGCTGAGATGAGTGAGAAGAAGGAGAGGGAGGAGGAAGCCAGAGAGCTGCAGAGGATAGATGCCATAGTAAAATCTTTACTAACGAGTGATGCATGGCAGAGGTTGAAGAGAGTGGAGCTAGTTAAACCTGAGCTGGCGAATGATGTTAAGATATATTTAATCCAGCTCTATTCAGCCGGTAAGCTCACTAGGAAGCTCACCGATGACGAGCTGAAGACTCTCCTGGCAAGCTTATCCGAGAGGGCGAAGAGGGATTTCAATATAAGGGTTGTTTGA
- the rpl39e gene encoding hypothetical protein (part of the polypeptide exit tunnel in the 50S ribosomal complex) translates to MASQRLLSSKLRYASAMKSNKRLPTWVFVKTRRRVRGRPRRNWRRSRLQL, encoded by the coding sequence ATGGCTTCCCAGAGGCTCTTGAGTAGTAAGCTCAGGTATGCTAGTGCCATGAAGAGTAATAAGAGACTCCCAACTTGGGTCTTCGTGAAAACGAGGAGAAGAGTTAGAGGAAGGCCCAGAAGGAACTGGAGGAGGAGTAGACTCCAGCTTTAG
- a CDS encoding 50S ribosomal protein L31e, translating to MAELTFNFNIGILLRAKYPAEKRAARAVKMIRDLVKRHAKLNDYEIRVRPELNELLWSRGASNPPGKIRVRVVIDEEEKIATIWPA from the coding sequence ATGGCGGAGCTCACCTTCAATTTCAATATAGGTATCCTCCTGAGGGCGAAGTACCCAGCCGAGAAGAGAGCTGCTAGGGCCGTCAAGATGATAAGGGATCTCGTGAAGAGGCATGCTAAACTGAATGATTACGAGATAAGAGTTAGACCGGAGCTGAATGAACTTCTATGGAGCAGAGGGGCTTCTAACCCGCCGGGAAAGATTAGAGTTAGGGTAGTTATAGATGAGGAGGAAAAGATAGCGACGATCTGGCCAGCCTGA
- a CDS encoding translation initiation factor IF-6 has protein sequence MILKAKVLGSSNLGIYLRVAGRYLLTPKGVSRSLEGLADKLGLKIVEASVYESRMLGVLTVANSRALLLPSLSSERELRDLREKLDVEVHALPTTKLTALGNDIVANDYGAIVHPSFTDHELDIIAKLLGVKVMRGRVGGIPVVGSLVVANNRGCLISPSADDSELKGISDTLGVECLKGTINDGVIYVRVGLVACDSGALVGFPTTPIEIENLAEALKIEP, from the coding sequence ATGATCTTAAAGGCCAAGGTACTGGGGAGCTCGAATCTCGGGATCTATCTCAGGGTCGCTGGGAGGTATCTGCTGACCCCAAAAGGTGTGAGCCGCTCCCTAGAGGGGCTCGCTGATAAGCTGGGCCTTAAGATCGTTGAGGCTAGTGTCTATGAGAGCAGGATGCTCGGGGTCCTCACCGTAGCTAACAGTAGAGCCCTGCTCCTTCCCTCCCTCTCCTCAGAGAGGGAGCTGAGGGATCTAAGGGAGAAGTTGGACGTCGAAGTGCATGCCCTCCCCACCACGAAGCTAACGGCTCTGGGAAATGATATCGTCGCTAACGATTATGGAGCTATAGTTCATCCATCATTCACGGATCATGAGCTCGATATAATAGCTAAGCTACTGGGAGTGAAGGTTATGAGGGGAAGAGTGGGAGGCATCCCCGTCGTAGGTTCCTTAGTTGTCGCCAATAACAGAGGTTGCCTCATCTCACCATCCGCCGATGATTCGGAGCTCAAGGGCATCTCGGATACGCTTGGAGTGGAGTGCCTGAAGGGAACCATAAATGATGGCGTCATCTACGTCAGAGTTGGCCTAGTGGCTTGCGATTCCGGTGCTCTGGTGGGGTTCCCGACGACCCCTATCGAGATAGAGAACCTGGCGGAAGCGCTTAAAATAGAGCCTTGA
- a CDS encoding prefoldin subunit alpha, with translation MSEDNIAFLQSLYRYLLDEYNRLNLLKSDLERSIETLKALSKSSEESIGPLILPISTFISLFVEAAKAREVLVLMGGNVYAKMGPEEALKQMKERLEEVNEGIREVSNNLAKVQIELENAQRMVRRAR, from the coding sequence ATGAGCGAAGACAATATAGCTTTCCTCCAGTCACTCTACAGATACCTTCTGGATGAGTACAATAGGCTAAATCTCCTCAAGAGCGATTTGGAGAGGAGCATAGAGACTCTGAAGGCTCTGAGTAAATCTAGCGAGGAGAGCATCGGTCCCCTGATACTGCCCATCTCAACCTTCATCTCCCTCTTCGTTGAAGCTGCTAAAGCTAGGGAAGTGCTCGTCCTCATGGGAGGGAATGTTTACGCCAAGATGGGGCCAGAGGAGGCCTTAAAGCAGATGAAAGAGAGGCTAGAGGAAGTAAATGAGGGGATAAGGGAAGTGAGTAACAACCTGGCCAAGGTTCAGATAGAGTTAGAGAATGCCCAGAGGATGGTGAGACGTGCTAGGTAG
- a CDS encoding GTP-binding signal recognition particle (signal recognition protein receptor; functions in the targeting and insertion of membrane proteins): MLGSLIDKLSSLGIAKKKWSKKDVLNIFSELEIELLSRGIPPSLFERIRDRVSIKLEGVETRGDPRKIVEDAIREAILEMTPKPLMVEELKGERKPFKVVFFGFNGVGKSLSIVKLAKYLQDMGGRVLVVSADTYRAAAGEQLEGYCRAAGISIFKGQRGSDPSAVCFDAMSMASARGYSHLLIDTAGRNYLNKNLIEELRKIFRVVEPDLRVLVLDGVAGNDVLSQCDSFNEVGYDAIIVTKVDAGGPIVPLFASIHSGKPVLFVGTGQSFSDIATFDPRVAVELILRS; this comes from the coding sequence GTGCTAGGTAGTTTGATAGATAAATTGAGCTCCTTAGGTATAGCTAAGAAGAAATGGAGCAAGAAAGATGTCCTCAATATATTCAGTGAACTGGAGATCGAGCTCCTCTCGAGGGGAATTCCTCCATCCCTATTCGAGAGGATAAGGGATCGCGTATCCATCAAGCTCGAGGGAGTTGAGACTAGAGGGGATCCGAGGAAGATCGTTGAGGATGCGATAAGGGAAGCCATATTAGAGATGACCCCGAAGCCTCTCATGGTCGAGGAGTTGAAGGGGGAGAGGAAGCCATTTAAGGTGGTCTTCTTCGGCTTCAATGGTGTCGGGAAGTCACTGAGCATAGTCAAGTTAGCTAAATATCTGCAGGATATGGGGGGCAGAGTCCTCGTCGTCTCCGCGGACACTTATAGGGCTGCAGCAGGGGAGCAGTTAGAGGGTTACTGCAGAGCAGCGGGCATAAGCATTTTCAAGGGACAGAGGGGCTCAGATCCATCAGCCGTCTGTTTCGATGCGATGAGCATGGCATCTGCGAGGGGTTACTCGCACCTCCTGATAGATACTGCTGGCAGGAATTACCTCAATAAGAACCTGATAGAGGAGCTTAGGAAGATATTTAGGGTAGTTGAGCCGGACTTGAGGGTGCTGGTTTTAGATGGAGTCGCGGGAAACGATGTTTTAAGCCAATGCGATTCCTTCAATGAGGTCGGTTATGATGCGATTATAGTGACGAAAGTGGATGCTGGCGGCCCCATCGTCCCCCTTTTTGCCTCGATACATTCAGGTAAACCGGTCCTTTTCGTGGGAACTGGTCAAAGTTTCTCGGATATCGCTACATTCGACCCCAGAGTCGCAGTAGAGCTTATATTGAGAAGCTAG
- the argF gene encoding ornithine carbamoyltransferase, with amino-acid sequence MLRSLRGRDFLTLLDLTPLEFKALLRRSWEHKYGVVPKDLLKGKYVAGIFEKPSTRTRVSISVATFDLGGVFLELPISNLQIARGESIRDTAEVLSRFVHAIAARVKQQSTLEELAKWASIPVINLLSDKFHPLQALADIFTIQEFFGDKKVKVVFLGDGSANTNHSLMIASALMGYDYSVGAPKDYWPSSDVVKRVEEIMKKTGGTLSILEDPVEAVKGADVIYTDTWKSMGVEDVERRMKVFPPYQVNMEIVKKASPRVKVMHCQPWYIGEEITEDVAYSEYSIAFEQAENRLHTAKAVLEALLS; translated from the coding sequence GTGCTGAGGAGCCTCAGGGGAAGGGATTTCCTCACTCTACTAGATCTCACCCCGCTGGAGTTCAAGGCCCTGCTCAGGAGATCTTGGGAGCACAAATATGGCGTAGTGCCTAAGGACCTGCTCAAGGGGAAGTATGTGGCTGGTATATTCGAGAAGCCCTCTACTAGGACTAGGGTCTCCATAAGCGTCGCCACATTCGATCTAGGGGGCGTATTCCTAGAGCTCCCAATATCGAACCTTCAGATAGCCAGGGGCGAGAGCATAAGGGACACTGCCGAAGTGCTCAGCAGGTTCGTTCATGCCATAGCTGCTAGAGTGAAACAACAATCTACACTCGAGGAACTAGCTAAATGGGCCAGCATCCCCGTTATAAATTTACTCAGCGATAAATTCCATCCTCTCCAGGCCCTAGCAGATATCTTCACGATTCAGGAGTTCTTTGGGGATAAGAAAGTTAAAGTGGTTTTCTTGGGGGATGGAAGCGCCAACACGAATCACAGCTTGATGATAGCCTCCGCCTTAATGGGTTACGATTACTCCGTAGGTGCGCCCAAGGATTACTGGCCATCGAGCGACGTCGTGAAAAGAGTTGAGGAGATAATGAAAAAGACCGGGGGTACGTTGAGCATATTAGAGGATCCCGTGGAGGCTGTTAAGGGTGCTGACGTCATATATACGGACACATGGAAGTCCATGGGTGTGGAGGATGTTGAGAGGAGGATGAAAGTCTTCCCGCCTTACCAGGTCAATATGGAGATCGTGAAGAAAGCTAGCCCGAGGGTCAAGGTCATGCACTGCCAGCCCTGGTATATAGGGGAGGAGATAACTGAGGATGTCGCTTATAGCGAGTATTCAATAGCTTTCGAGCAGGCGGAGAATAGGCTGCATACCGCTAAGGCGGTGCTCGAGGCATTACTATCCTAA